A single Methylobacterium sp. 17Sr1-1 DNA region contains:
- a CDS encoding SOS response-associated peptidase, whose product MCGRFFVTSSPESFREFYGYAEQPNFPARHNVAPTQPVAVVTSEHGRRRFVLMRWGFLPAWVKDPDEFPLVINARIETAIEKPSFRNALRYRRCIFLADGFYEWRRGGPRGQAPYAIRRADGRPMALAGLWETWSSRDGSEIDTAAIVTCGANGLLAGIHERMPAILSPEAVDQWLDLRDVDAGRASGLCRPAPEEWLELGPASRRVNDVRNDEAGLLRPDEDAPAPPPPERRTEAQRSLF is encoded by the coding sequence ATGTGCGGCCGCTTCTTCGTCACCTCGTCGCCCGAGAGCTTCCGGGAGTTCTACGGGTACGCCGAGCAGCCGAACTTCCCGGCCCGCCACAACGTGGCGCCAACCCAGCCGGTGGCGGTGGTGACCTCCGAGCACGGGCGGCGGCGCTTCGTGCTGATGCGCTGGGGCTTCCTGCCGGCCTGGGTCAAGGACCCGGACGAGTTTCCCCTCGTGATCAACGCCCGGATCGAGACCGCGATCGAGAAGCCGAGCTTTCGCAATGCCCTGCGCTACCGGCGCTGTATCTTTCTCGCCGACGGCTTCTACGAGTGGCGCCGCGGCGGTCCCCGCGGCCAGGCGCCCTACGCGATCCGCCGCGCCGACGGCCGGCCGATGGCGCTCGCCGGCCTGTGGGAGACCTGGAGCAGCCGCGACGGCTCGGAGATCGACACCGCGGCGATCGTCACCTGCGGCGCCAACGGGCTGCTCGCCGGCATCCACGAACGCATGCCGGCGATCCTGTCGCCGGAGGCGGTCGACCAATGGCTCGACCTGCGGGACGTCGATGCCGGGCGGGCGAGCGGCCTGTGCCGGCCGGCGCCGGAGGAGTGGCTGGAGTTGGGGCCGGCGAGCCGGCGGGTGAACGACGTGCGGAACGACGAGGCCGGGCTGCTGCGGCCGGACGAGGACGCGCCGGCGCCGCCACCGCCGGAGCGGAGGACGGAGGCGCAGAGGTCGTTGTTTTGA
- a CDS encoding extracellular solute-binding protein, which translates to MIARPLTRRAALAVLSLAAVPAGARAQGAPSAGSNAASPDGGWRHGLSLLGEPKYPAGFTHFDYADPNAPKGGLVRFGSQGSFDNFNMIVAGVKGDLESQIPLIYDTLLAQAQDEASTYYGLLADGVRPDDDLGSVVYRLRLEARWHDGKPVTPDDVVFSFQVLKENSPQYAAYYHNVTKAEVTGPREVRFTFSEKGNRELPQIVGQLPVLPKHWWEGKDASGKTRNPTETTLEIPLGSGPYRLARFEAGRTATYERVPDYWGRDLAVNRGANNFDTQRAEYFRDATVMIEAFKADQFDWRTENIARNWATAYDGFPAVREGRIVKEEFPQAGMGIMQAFTLNLRRKKFADARVRRAFNLAFDFEEMNRTLFYGLYKRVDSYFFGTELASSGLPEGRERAILESLKDKVPASVFTTPYKNPVNGSPEAVRANLREAVRLFQEAGYEIRGNQMVEKATGQPFTVEFLGYDNSAERVVLPYRAALERIGLKVSLRVVDPAQYQNLSRSFDFDALALSNWAQSLSPGNEQRDCWGSAAADRPGSRNLAGIKDAGIDALIDKVIYAADREELVAATRALDRVLLAHDYVVPQWSSNVSRTLRWNRFGHPATLPKYGASGFPTTWWYDSTLAAKTGAAR; encoded by the coding sequence GTGATCGCACGCCCCCTCACTCGCCGCGCCGCCCTCGCCGTCCTGAGTCTCGCCGCCGTCCCGGCCGGGGCCCGCGCGCAGGGCGCTCCCTCAGCCGGCAGCAATGCGGCGTCCCCCGACGGGGGTTGGCGCCACGGCCTGTCGCTCCTCGGCGAGCCGAAATACCCGGCGGGCTTCACGCATTTCGACTATGCCGACCCGAACGCCCCGAAGGGCGGCCTGGTGCGGTTCGGCTCGCAGGGCTCGTTCGACAATTTCAACATGATCGTCGCCGGGGTGAAGGGCGACCTCGAGAGCCAGATCCCGCTGATCTACGACACCCTGCTGGCCCAGGCGCAGGACGAGGCCTCGACCTATTACGGCCTGCTCGCCGACGGGGTGCGACCGGACGACGACCTCGGCAGCGTGGTCTACCGCCTGCGGCTGGAAGCGCGCTGGCACGACGGGAAGCCGGTGACGCCGGACGACGTGGTGTTCTCCTTCCAGGTGCTGAAGGAGAACAGCCCGCAATACGCCGCCTACTACCACAACGTGACGAAGGCCGAGGTGACCGGCCCGCGCGAGGTGCGCTTCACCTTCTCGGAGAAGGGCAACCGCGAGTTGCCCCAGATCGTCGGCCAGCTGCCGGTGCTGCCGAAGCACTGGTGGGAGGGCAAGGACGCGTCAGGCAAGACCCGCAACCCGACCGAGACGACGCTCGAGATCCCGCTCGGCTCCGGGCCCTATCGCCTCGCCCGGTTCGAGGCCGGCCGTACCGCGACCTACGAGCGGGTGCCGGATTACTGGGGCCGCGATCTCGCCGTGAACCGCGGCGCCAACAATTTCGACACCCAGCGCGCCGAGTATTTTCGCGATGCGACGGTGATGATCGAGGCGTTCAAGGCCGACCAGTTCGACTGGCGCACCGAGAACATCGCCCGCAACTGGGCCACCGCCTATGACGGCTTCCCGGCCGTGCGCGAGGGCCGGATCGTCAAGGAGGAGTTCCCGCAGGCCGGCATGGGCATCATGCAGGCCTTCACCCTCAACCTGCGGCGGAAGAAATTCGCCGACGCGCGAGTGCGCCGGGCCTTCAACCTCGCCTTCGACTTCGAGGAGATGAACCGCACCCTGTTCTACGGGCTCTACAAGCGGGTCGATTCGTACTTCTTCGGCACCGAGCTCGCCTCGTCGGGTCTGCCGGAGGGGCGCGAGCGGGCGATCCTGGAGAGCCTCAAGGACAAGGTGCCGGCATCGGTCTTCACCACGCCCTACAAGAACCCGGTCAACGGCTCGCCCGAGGCGGTGCGCGCCAACCTCCGGGAGGCGGTGCGCCTGTTCCAGGAGGCGGGCTACGAGATCCGCGGCAACCAGATGGTCGAGAAGGCGACCGGCCAGCCCTTCACGGTCGAGTTTTTAGGCTACGACAACTCGGCCGAGCGGGTCGTGCTGCCCTACCGCGCGGCGCTCGAGCGCATCGGCCTCAAGGTGTCGCTGCGGGTGGTCGATCCGGCCCAGTACCAGAACCTCTCGCGCAGCTTCGACTTCGATGCGCTGGCGCTCAGCAACTGGGCGCAATCGCTCTCGCCGGGCAACGAGCAGCGCGATTGCTGGGGCTCGGCCGCCGCCGACCGGCCGGGCTCGCGCAACCTCGCGGGCATCAAGGATGCCGGCATCGACGCGCTCATCGACAAGGTGATCTACGCCGCCGACCGCGAGGAGCTGGTGGCGGCGACGCGGGCGCTGGACCGGGTGCTCCTCGCCCACGACTACGTCGTGCCGCAATGGTCCTCGAACGTGTCGCGGACCCTGCGCTGGAACCGCTTCGGCCATCCGGCGACCCTGCCGAAATACGGCGCCTCCGGCTTCCCGACGACCTGGTGGTACGATTCCACCCTGGCCGCCAAGACCGGGGCGGCGCGGTGA
- a CDS encoding extracellular solute-binding protein: MRRRSFLAGSGAALLAARVPALAQQGPERHGLSSFGDLKYPAGFPRFDYVDPLAPKGGTFSAQLSATSGNQAFETFNTLNIYVLKGDGAAGMDLTFDSLMVRALDEPDAVYGLVARSVTVSDDGLTYRFALRPQARFHDGSRLTARDVAFSITTLKEKGHPRIAAVLRDVASASAEGDDAVLVRFAPGRSRDLPLIVADLPIFSEAYYRTRDFEASTLEPPLGSGPYRVARFEVGRFIAFERVADYWGADLPVTIGHNNFSEIRYEYFRDRDVAFEAFKAGTFTWREEFTSRVWATGYDFPAAQEGRVRRETVPDATPSGTQGWFLNTRRPVFGDPRIREAIGLAFDFEWSNQNLMYGAYKRTASFFENSDLKAEGMPSPEELALLEPFRGRVPDEVFSEPWSPPRSDGSGQDRALLRRADTLLRQAGCTRDGGVMKLPDGQPLAFEFLDSSPVFQPLLQSYIKNLSLLGIRASSRLVDAAQYQARLKDFDFDVVSARFSGSVTPGAALREVYGSRAAKVPGSQNLAGIENPAADAMLDRIADAASRPALTTACRALDRVLRAGRYWVPMWYGATHRLALWDMYGRPRELPKYGLGVPALWWHDADKARKIGRT, encoded by the coding sequence ATGCGCCGGCGCAGCTTCCTCGCCGGGAGCGGGGCGGCGCTCCTCGCCGCCCGCGTCCCGGCTCTCGCGCAGCAGGGGCCTGAGCGCCACGGCCTGTCGAGCTTCGGCGACCTGAAATACCCCGCGGGCTTCCCGCGCTTCGACTACGTCGATCCGCTCGCGCCGAAGGGCGGCACCTTCTCGGCGCAGCTCTCCGCCACCAGCGGCAACCAGGCCTTCGAGACCTTCAACACCCTCAACATCTACGTGCTGAAGGGCGACGGCGCCGCCGGCATGGACCTGACCTTCGACAGCCTGATGGTCCGGGCCCTCGACGAGCCGGACGCGGTCTACGGCCTCGTCGCCCGCAGCGTGACGGTGAGCGACGACGGGCTGACCTACCGCTTCGCCCTGCGGCCCCAGGCCCGCTTCCACGACGGCTCGCGGCTCACCGCCCGCGACGTCGCCTTCTCGATCACGACGCTGAAGGAGAAGGGCCATCCGCGCATCGCTGCCGTGCTGCGCGACGTCGCGAGCGCGAGCGCGGAGGGCGACGATGCGGTTCTGGTGCGCTTCGCCCCCGGCCGCAGCCGAGACCTGCCATTGATCGTCGCCGACCTGCCGATCTTCTCCGAAGCCTATTACCGCACCCGCGACTTCGAGGCCTCGACCCTGGAGCCACCGCTCGGCTCCGGACCCTACCGGGTGGCGCGGTTCGAGGTCGGCCGCTTCATCGCCTTCGAGCGCGTGGCCGATTACTGGGGCGCCGACCTGCCGGTCACCATCGGCCACAACAACTTTTCCGAGATCCGCTACGAGTATTTTCGCGACCGCGACGTGGCGTTCGAGGCGTTCAAGGCCGGCACCTTCACCTGGCGTGAGGAATTCACCTCCCGGGTCTGGGCCACGGGCTACGACTTCCCGGCCGCGCAGGAGGGCCGGGTCAGGCGCGAGACGGTGCCGGATGCCACGCCCTCGGGCACGCAGGGCTGGTTCCTCAACACCCGCCGGCCGGTCTTCGGCGATCCGCGCATCCGCGAGGCGATCGGGCTCGCCTTCGACTTCGAGTGGTCGAACCAGAACCTGATGTACGGCGCCTACAAGCGCACCGCCTCGTTCTTCGAGAATTCCGACCTGAAGGCGGAGGGCATGCCGTCGCCTGAGGAACTGGCGCTTCTCGAACCGTTCCGGGGACGGGTGCCCGACGAGGTCTTCTCCGAGCCGTGGTCGCCGCCGCGCTCGGACGGGTCGGGCCAGGACCGGGCGCTCCTGCGCCGGGCCGACACGCTGTTGCGCCAGGCCGGCTGCACCCGCGACGGCGGAGTGATGAAGCTGCCCGACGGCCAGCCGCTCGCCTTCGAGTTCCTGGATTCCTCGCCGGTCTTCCAGCCGCTGCTGCAATCCTACATCAAGAACCTGAGCCTGCTCGGCATCCGGGCCAGCTCGCGCCTCGTCGACGCGGCGCAGTACCAGGCGCGGCTGAAGGATTTCGACTTCGACGTGGTCTCGGCCCGGTTCAGCGGCTCGGTCACCCCGGGGGCGGCCTTGCGCGAGGTCTACGGCAGCCGCGCTGCCAAGGTGCCGGGCTCGCAGAACCTCGCCGGCATCGAGAACCCGGCCGCCGACGCGATGCTCGACCGCATCGCCGACGCCGCCTCGCGGCCGGCGCTCACCACCGCCTGCCGGGCGCTCGACCGGGTGCTGCGCGCCGGGCGCTACTGGGTGCCGATGTGGTACGGCGCCACCCACCGCCTCGCGCTCTGGGACATGTACGGCCGGCCGCGCGAGCTGCCGAAATACGGCCTCGGCGTGCCCGCCCTGTGGTGGCACGACGCCGACAAGGCCCGGAAGATCGGACGGACCTGA
- the hrpB gene encoding ATP-dependent helicase HrpB produces the protein MRAVPSLPIEAVLGDLATALAEPAGRPNAVLVAPPGAGKTTRVPLALLEAPWRGDRRIILLEPRRLAARAAAERMAATLGQAVGETVGLRVRLGSKVSARTRIEVVTEGVFARMILDDPELDGVAAVLFDEFHERSLDADLGLALALDAQGALREDLRLLAMSATIDGARVAALMGDAPVIVSEGRAFPVETRHLDRDPRERIEDAVTDAVMRALRAEPGSVLAFLPGQAEIRRTEERLRERLADVADVDLAPLYGALDRAEQDRAVRPSPAGRRKVVLATSIAETSLTIEGVRVVVDSGLARVPVYEPDLGLTRLVTQRASRASVDQRRGRAGRTQPGVCYRLWAEAATGALEPFTRPEILAADLAGLVLDCAAWGVADPTTLPFLDPPPAPALAEARALLAGLDALDGDGRLTAAGRALRALPLPPRLARMVVSAAERSRAAARDAADLAAVLVERGLGGDAVDLTERVERWRRDRSGRAEDMRRLAAGWAKLATGMVAPAGGEAPETGTLLALAYPDRIARARGRPGEYVLANGRGAALDPAAGLAREPFLAVAEIVGKASAARILAAAPIALPAIEALFPDRIEARTRIEFDPEARALRARAQRRLGAVALAERILPVPPDEGSAAILARGLAALGIGALPWSKAAQQWRERVMFLRSAEGEPWPDLSDAHLAETLPDWLGPHLSGLTRLDEIGADRLSDALHDLVPWSLRARLDAEAPTHLEVPTGSRIPVDYAAEGGPALAVRVQELFGLTRHPTIGGGRVPLVLHLLSPAQRPIQITRDLPGFWRGSWAAVRADMRGQYPRHPWPEDPTTAPPTRRAKPRGT, from the coding sequence ATGCGCGCCGTTCCCTCCCTGCCGATCGAAGCCGTCCTCGGCGACCTCGCCACCGCCCTGGCGGAGCCCGCCGGCCGGCCCAACGCGGTGCTGGTGGCCCCGCCTGGCGCCGGCAAGACCACCCGGGTGCCGCTCGCCCTCTTGGAGGCGCCCTGGCGCGGCGACCGCCGGATCATCCTCCTGGAGCCGCGCCGCCTCGCCGCCCGGGCGGCGGCCGAGCGCATGGCCGCGACCTTGGGGCAAGCGGTCGGCGAGACGGTGGGCCTCCGGGTGCGCCTCGGCTCCAAGGTCTCGGCCCGCACCCGGATCGAGGTCGTCACCGAGGGCGTGTTCGCCCGCATGATCCTCGACGATCCCGAGCTCGACGGCGTCGCCGCGGTTCTGTTCGACGAGTTCCACGAGCGCTCCCTCGACGCCGATCTCGGTCTCGCGTTGGCGCTCGACGCGCAAGGGGCCCTGCGCGAGGACCTGCGCCTCCTGGCGATGTCGGCGACGATCGACGGCGCCCGAGTCGCCGCGCTGATGGGCGACGCGCCGGTGATCGTCTCGGAGGGCCGGGCCTTCCCGGTCGAGACCCGCCATCTCGACCGCGACCCGCGCGAGCGCATCGAGGACGCGGTGACCGACGCGGTGATGCGGGCGCTCCGGGCGGAGCCCGGCTCGGTCCTCGCGTTCCTGCCGGGCCAGGCCGAGATCCGCCGCACCGAGGAGCGCCTGCGCGAGCGCCTCGCCGACGTCGCGGATGTCGACCTCGCCCCGCTCTACGGCGCCCTCGACCGGGCCGAGCAGGACCGGGCGGTGCGGCCGAGCCCGGCGGGACGGCGCAAGGTCGTGCTCGCCACCTCCATCGCCGAGACCTCGCTCACCATCGAAGGCGTGCGGGTGGTGGTCGATTCGGGCCTCGCCCGGGTGCCGGTCTACGAGCCGGATCTGGGCTTGACCCGCCTCGTTACCCAGCGCGCCTCCCGCGCCTCCGTCGACCAGCGCCGGGGCCGCGCCGGCCGCACGCAACCCGGTGTCTGCTACCGGCTGTGGGCCGAGGCGGCGACGGGCGCGCTGGAGCCCTTCACCCGGCCCGAGATCCTGGCCGCCGACCTCGCCGGGCTGGTGCTCGACTGCGCCGCCTGGGGTGTGGCCGACCCGACGACCCTGCCCTTCCTCGACCCGCCCCCGGCTCCGGCGCTGGCGGAAGCCCGCGCGCTGCTCGCCGGCCTCGACGCTCTCGACGGCGACGGCCGCCTGACCGCGGCCGGCCGGGCTCTCCGGGCCCTCCCCCTGCCGCCGCGCCTCGCCCGCATGGTGGTGAGCGCCGCCGAGCGCAGCCGCGCGGCGGCGCGGGACGCGGCCGACCTCGCCGCCGTGCTGGTGGAGCGCGGCCTCGGCGGTGACGCCGTGGACCTGACCGAGCGGGTCGAGCGCTGGCGCCGCGACCGTTCAGGGAGGGCCGAGGACATGCGCCGCCTCGCCGCCGGCTGGGCGAAACTGGCGACGGGCATGGTCGCGCCGGCGGGCGGCGAGGCGCCCGAGACCGGCACGCTGCTCGCGCTCGCCTACCCGGACCGGATCGCCCGGGCCCGCGGCCGGCCCGGCGAGTACGTCCTCGCCAACGGCCGCGGCGCCGCCCTCGACCCCGCCGCGGGCCTCGCCCGCGAGCCGTTCCTGGCGGTGGCCGAGATCGTCGGCAAGGCCTCGGCCGCGCGCATCCTGGCGGCGGCGCCGATCGCGCTCCCGGCCATCGAGGCGCTGTTTCCCGACCGGATCGAGGCCCGCACCCGGATCGAGTTCGATCCCGAGGCGCGCGCCCTGCGCGCCCGTGCGCAACGCCGCCTCGGCGCGGTCGCGCTGGCCGAGCGGATCCTGCCGGTCCCGCCCGACGAGGGCAGCGCCGCGATCCTGGCCCGCGGCCTCGCCGCGCTCGGAATCGGCGCCCTGCCCTGGTCGAAGGCGGCGCAGCAATGGCGCGAGCGGGTGATGTTCCTCCGCTCCGCCGAGGGGGAGCCATGGCCCGACCTGTCGGATGCCCACCTCGCCGAGACCCTGCCCGACTGGCTCGGCCCCCATCTCTCGGGCCTCACCCGCCTCGACGAGATCGGCGCCGACCGGCTCTCGGACGCCCTGCACGATCTCGTGCCGTGGTCCTTGCGCGCCCGGCTCGACGCCGAGGCGCCCACCCATCTCGAGGTGCCGACGGGCTCGCGCATCCCGGTCGACTACGCCGCCGAGGGCGGGCCGGCTTTGGCGGTCCGGGTGCAGGAGCTGTTCGGGCTTACCCGCCACCCGACCATCGGCGGCGGCCGCGTGCCCCTGGTGCTGCACCTGCTCTCGCCGGCCCAGCGCCCGATCCAGATCACCCGCGACCTGCCGGGCTTCTGGCGCGGCTCCTGGGCGGCGGTGCGCGCCGACATGCGCGGCCAGTATCCCCGCCATCCCTGGCCCGAGGACCCGACCACCGCCCCGCCGACCCGGCGGGCGAAGCCGCGGGGGACGTGA
- a CDS encoding cytochrome c family protein, with product MDSFELNKIAGAVLGALLLAMGTGFLAELIYKPKPAGDRGYALPAAEENAGAAAPAAAKEEPLPVRLASADAAKGQAAAKKCMACHSFEKGGPNKVGPDLYGVVERPKGSHEGFNYSAAMKAKGGNWTYEDLDHFLHGPKQFVQGTIMAFAGVPSGAERADILAYLKTLSDKPVDFPKP from the coding sequence ATGGATTCCTTCGAGCTTAACAAGATCGCCGGCGCAGTGCTCGGCGCCCTGCTCCTCGCGATGGGGACGGGGTTCCTGGCCGAGCTGATCTACAAGCCGAAGCCGGCGGGTGATCGCGGCTACGCGCTGCCGGCCGCCGAGGAGAATGCCGGCGCCGCGGCGCCCGCCGCCGCCAAGGAGGAGCCGCTGCCCGTGCGCCTCGCCAGCGCCGACGCCGCCAAGGGCCAGGCCGCTGCCAAGAAGTGCATGGCCTGCCACAGCTTCGAGAAGGGCGGCCCGAACAAGGTCGGCCCCGACCTCTACGGCGTCGTCGAGCGCCCGAAGGGCAGCCACGAGGGCTTCAACTACTCCGCGGCCATGAAGGCCAAGGGTGGCAACTGGACCTACGAGGACCTCGACCACTTCCTCCACGGCCCGAAGCAGTTCGTCCAGGGCACCATCATGGCCTTCGCGGGCGTGCCCTCGGGCGCCGAGCGGGCCGACATCCTGGCCTACCTCAAGACCCTCTCCGACAAGCCGGTCGACTTCCCGAAGCCCTGA
- a CDS encoding magnesium transporter CorA family protein has protein sequence MIFVHQPNACASTGQPLLERRLLEMSEPIPPDALWIDLIDPTRQEDHKVEAFLGISIPTREEMQDIEPSELLYVENGARYMTGRLLCKVDTDDARLTGVTFILRDNKLATVRYDDPQAFRMFVHRAARPAGVMLTGEAILAGLIETVIDRAADVLQLQGERIDRLSRLIFAEHSDPSARNAELQDTLRALGRHNELLSQQRESLVSVERILLSLSASYRASKAPREIREEVRSTLRDLQSLEEHASFLSGKIQFLLDATLGLVNLEQNNIIKLFSVMAVVFMPPTLIASMYGMNFKVMPELDWGFGYPMAVVMMVVAAILPYAFFRWKRWL, from the coding sequence TTGATCTTCGTCCATCAGCCGAACGCCTGCGCCAGCACCGGTCAGCCGCTCCTGGAGCGGCGCCTGCTCGAGATGTCGGAGCCGATCCCGCCGGACGCGCTCTGGATCGACCTGATCGATCCGACCCGCCAGGAAGACCACAAGGTCGAGGCTTTCCTCGGCATCTCGATCCCGACCCGGGAGGAGATGCAGGACATCGAACCCTCGGAGCTGCTCTACGTCGAGAACGGCGCCCGCTACATGACCGGGCGGCTCCTGTGCAAGGTCGACACCGACGACGCCCGGCTCACCGGTGTCACCTTCATCCTGCGCGACAACAAGCTCGCCACGGTGCGCTACGACGATCCGCAGGCGTTCCGGATGTTCGTGCACCGGGCAGCGCGCCCGGCCGGGGTGATGCTGACCGGCGAGGCGATCCTCGCCGGCCTGATCGAGACCGTGATCGACCGCGCCGCCGACGTGCTCCAGCTCCAGGGCGAGCGGATCGACAGGCTCTCGCGCTTGATCTTCGCCGAGCATTCCGACCCGAGCGCCCGCAACGCCGAATTGCAGGACACCCTGCGGGCGCTCGGGCGCCACAACGAGCTCCTGTCGCAGCAGCGCGAGAGCCTGGTCTCGGTCGAGCGCATCCTGCTCTCGCTCTCGGCGAGCTACCGCGCCAGCAAGGCGCCGCGCGAGATCCGCGAGGAGGTCCGCTCGACCCTGCGCGACCTCCAGTCGCTGGAGGAGCATGCGAGCTTCCTCTCGGGCAAGATCCAGTTCCTGCTCGACGCCACCCTCGGCCTCGTCAACCTCGAGCAGAACAACATCATCAAGCTGTTCTCGGTCATGGCGGTGGTGTTCATGCCGCCGACCCTGATCGCCTCGATGTACGGCATGAACTTCAAGGTGATGCCGGAGCTCGACTGGGGCTTTGGCTACCCGATGGCGGTGGTGATGATGGTGGTGGCGGCGATCCTGCCCTATGCCTTCTTCCGCTGGAAGCGCTGGCTGTAG
- a CDS encoding prephenate dehydratase codes for MNRQISYQGEPGANSHIIIQEAYPDWTPLPCATFEDALTAVQDGSAALGMIPIENSIAGRVADIHHMLPASGLHIVGEQFLPIHFQLMALPGVRLDEIRTVHSHVHALGQCRKIIRRLGIKAVVAPDTAGAARQVAESGDRTRASLSPRLAGEIYGLSILEEDVEDEAHNTTRFVVLSREPVLPPVGDGPTVTSFIFRVRNIPAALYKALGGFATNGVNMTKLESYMVEGQFTATQFYAEVDGHPEEPALRRALDELAYFSSAFRIIGTYPAHPFRESARPPAE; via the coding sequence ATGAACCGACAGATCTCCTACCAGGGCGAGCCCGGTGCCAACTCGCACATCATCATCCAGGAGGCCTATCCGGACTGGACGCCGCTCCCCTGCGCCACCTTCGAGGACGCGCTGACGGCGGTGCAGGACGGCTCGGCGGCTTTGGGCATGATCCCGATCGAGAACTCGATCGCCGGCCGCGTCGCCGACATCCACCACATGCTGCCGGCGTCGGGCCTGCACATCGTCGGCGAGCAGTTCCTGCCGATCCACTTCCAGCTCATGGCCCTGCCGGGCGTGCGGCTCGACGAGATCCGCACCGTGCACAGCCACGTCCACGCGCTCGGGCAGTGCCGCAAGATCATCCGGCGCCTCGGCATCAAGGCGGTGGTCGCCCCCGACACCGCCGGCGCCGCCCGCCAGGTCGCCGAATCCGGCGACCGCACCCGCGCCTCGCTCTCGCCGCGGCTCGCCGGCGAGATCTACGGCCTCTCGATCCTGGAGGAGGACGTCGAGGACGAGGCGCACAACACGACCCGCTTCGTGGTGCTCTCCCGCGAGCCGGTCCTGCCGCCGGTGGGTGACGGCCCGACGGTGACGAGCTTCATCTTCCGGGTCCGCAACATCCCGGCCGCGCTCTACAAGGCGCTCGGGGGCTTCGCGACGAACGGCGTCAACATGACCAAGCTCGAGAGCTACATGGTCGAGGGGCAGTTCACCGCGACCCAGTTCTACGCCGAGGTCGACGGCCATCCGGAGGAGCCCGCCTTGCGCCGGGCGCTCGACGAGCTGGCGTATTTCTCGAGCGCGTTCCGGATCATCGGGACGTATCCGGCGCATCCGTTCCGGGAGAGCGCCCGGCCGCCGGCGGAATAA
- a CDS encoding 3-deoxy-manno-octulosonate cytidylyltransferase, producing the protein MSDPLVLIPARLAATRLPEKPLADIAGAPMIVHVWRRAVEAGIGPVVVCTDTDAIVQAVEAAGGLAVMTRPDHPSGSDRLAEALEVIDPEGRHDVVVNVQGDLPTIDPAAIAASVAPLADRAVDIATLCAVITRPEERTEPSVVKLVGSEIAPRRLRALYFTRATAPYGDGPLLHHIGLYAYRRRALARFVSLPPSPLEQREKLEQLRALEAGMRIDAVVVDDVPLGVDTPHDLERARAILAARRLN; encoded by the coding sequence ATGTCCGACCCCCTCGTCCTGATCCCCGCCCGCCTCGCCGCCACCCGCCTGCCCGAGAAGCCGCTGGCCGACATCGCCGGCGCGCCGATGATCGTGCATGTCTGGCGTCGCGCCGTGGAGGCCGGCATCGGCCCGGTGGTGGTCTGCACCGACACGGACGCGATCGTGCAGGCGGTCGAGGCGGCGGGGGGCCTCGCGGTGATGACCCGGCCCGACCACCCGTCCGGCTCCGACCGCCTGGCCGAGGCGCTGGAGGTGATCGACCCGGAGGGGCGCCACGACGTGGTGGTGAACGTGCAGGGCGACCTGCCGACGATCGATCCCGCCGCCATCGCCGCCTCGGTCGCGCCGCTCGCCGACCGGGCGGTCGACATCGCGACGCTCTGCGCCGTCATCACCCGGCCCGAGGAGCGGACCGAGCCCAGCGTCGTCAAGCTGGTCGGCTCCGAGATCGCGCCGCGTCGCCTGAGGGCGCTCTACTTCACCCGCGCCACCGCGCCGTACGGCGATGGCCCGCTCCTCCACCATATCGGTCTCTACGCCTATCGCCGCCGGGCGCTCGCCCGCTTCGTCTCCCTGCCGCCGAGCCCGCTGGAGCAGCGCGAGAAGCTGGAGCAGTTGCGCGCACTCGAGGCCGGGATGCGGATCGACGCGGTGGTGGTCGACGACGTGCCGCTCGGCGTCGACACGCCGCACGACCTCGAGCGCGCCCGCGCCATCCTGGCCGCCCGGCGCCTGAACTGA
- a CDS encoding YbaK/EbsC family protein produces MSLASVKADLAARAPDLTVLETEASSATVALAAAAHGVEPARIAKTLSLRLGERVVLLVARGDARLDNRKAKAAFGAKPRMLGAEEVEAITGHPVGGVCPFGLATPLPVYCDVSLKAFDEVVPAAGSPNSAVRITPERMAALTGAEWIDVCQPPEA; encoded by the coding sequence ATGAGCCTCGCTTCCGTCAAGGCCGACCTCGCCGCGCGCGCCCCCGATCTTACCGTGCTCGAGACCGAGGCGAGTTCCGCCACCGTGGCGCTCGCCGCGGCCGCCCACGGCGTCGAGCCCGCCCGCATCGCCAAGACCCTGTCCCTGCGCCTCGGCGAGCGCGTGGTGCTGCTGGTGGCGCGCGGGGACGCCCGCCTCGACAACCGCAAGGCCAAGGCTGCCTTCGGGGCCAAGCCCCGGATGCTCGGGGCGGAGGAGGTCGAAGCGATCACCGGCCATCCGGTCGGCGGGGTCTGCCCGTTCGGCCTCGCCACGCCGCTTCCGGTCTATTGCGACGTCAGCCTCAAGGCCTTCGACGAGGTCGTGCCGGCGGCGGGCTCCCCCAACAGCGCCGTGCGCATCACGCCCGAGCGCATGGCCGCGCTGACGGGGGCCGAGTGGATCGACGTCTGCCAGCCGCCCGAGGCGTGA